DNA from Mesorhizobium sp. DCY119:
TTTTATGCAATCTGTATCCACTTGATAAACGATAGTGTATACTGTTTAATGGCGCAAGAGAAAACATTTGGTATCGATCCTGTACGCAGATTGGGAACACGCCATGGTTGACACTGGCACCGGGTATTCGGATAAATCGCTGCACCATGACCTCACAGGAAATCACGCCGACCAAACGCGCGAGCCGCGCCGGCAATCTCGCAGACGGCGTCTATCAGGCGCTGAGACGAGCAATCATCGAACAGGCGATCGCACCGGGCACGAAGCTGCCGGAGGATTCGGTCGGCGAGAGTTTTGGCGTCAGCCGCACGGTCGTGCGCAGCGTGCTTGCCCGCTTGACTGTGGAGGGCCTCGTTTCGCAGCAGCCCAACAAGCGTGCGACGGTGGCCTCACCGAGCCTTGCGGAGGCGCGCGGCGTCTTTCAGGTGCGGCGCAGCCTGGAGCGGACGGTGATCGAGACGCTCGCCGGACGCATGACGCCCGCCATGACGGAAAAATTGCGGTCGCATGTTGCGGCGGAAGAACGGGCACAGGGACGCGACGGACCGGAGTCGATACGGCTCGCCGGCGAATTCCATACGCTGCTTGCGGATATGACGGGCAACGAGCTTCTCATTCGCTATGTCGCGGAAGTTGCATCGCGCTGTTCGCTGATCCTTGCCCTTTACGGCCGTCCGCATTCATCGGAATGCGCGGTCAACGAGCATCAGATGATCATCGACGCGCTTGTTCGCGGCGACGAGGAAACGGGCATCAGGATCATGGACGAGCACCTGACCGCCGTCGCGACACGAGGTCTCCTCGACCTGAAGCCGGCGCGCGAGCGCGAGCTGAAGGATTTGCTGGCGGATTACCGGCCGCTCGCCGCAAAGAGCTAAGCCAGCGCCTTTCCCCACAAGCTGAAGAGCGGCGCGCAAAAGCCGCCGCTTCTGCCATTCCGTTCTCATTCGACATTCGCACATGCGCTTACCCGCGCGTGGGCGTTGCGATTTTCTTGTCTCAACTTTCCTGAAAGCACGCTC
Protein-coding regions in this window:
- a CDS encoding GntR family transcriptional regulator; amino-acid sequence: MTSQEITPTKRASRAGNLADGVYQALRRAIIEQAIAPGTKLPEDSVGESFGVSRTVVRSVLARLTVEGLVSQQPNKRATVASPSLAEARGVFQVRRSLERTVIETLAGRMTPAMTEKLRSHVAAEERAQGRDGPESIRLAGEFHTLLADMTGNELLIRYVAEVASRCSLILALYGRPHSSECAVNEHQMIIDALVRGDEETGIRIMDEHLTAVATRGLLDLKPARERELKDLLADYRPLAAKS